The Paenibacillus swuensis genome contains the following window.
CGCTACTTTCTCTACATCTTTTCCGGTAATGCTCATGGACATCGGTCCCCTTTCCCTATTCATGCTCATTCCTTCTATTATAACTCAGTACAAAATCGAACTCAACGACTACTCCCCCAACCTTCCGCTTTTGCCACCCTGCGAATGCCTTATTCCGGTTAGGTCGTTCTCGAATAAGATAATGTCAGGAAGATAGACTTTACCGAATTTATTATGAATGGAAAGAAGGTTACCGTCACGATGAATAAACTGCCGCGGATACAGCGGGTTCACAGTAAATGGAATAAAACCCGTATTCTATTGGTTAAAAAGGGACTAAAAAACTATGTTCCGGATACGCGCAAATTAAGTCGCGCCACCTTGGAAACGATGCTGAATCTGTATCAGATGGTTTATGTAAAACCGGATCATGGTACGTACGGCAAAGGGGTCATGAGGGTCGAGAAAGAGTTAACGAACCAAGGTGTCCGGTACGCATATCAAGCAGGAGAGACGCGCAGGGGCTTCACGACATTGGACTCTCTATATGCATCCCTTCAGAGCAAGAAAACGAAACGCATCTATTTGATCCAAAAAGGGATTCATCTTCTCAAGTACAATAAACGCCGGTTTGATATCCGGATCATGGTTCAGATCAATCCGCAAGGTCGATGGGAATCCACAGCATGGATCGGCAGGGTGGCCGCTCCGAGAAAAATAGTAACCAACTATCATAGCGGAGGAACGCCTACTGCCGTTGAAACATTGTTAAAGCATTATATGTCTCCTAGTGACATCAAAGCTTTTCATCAAAAATTAAACCGGCTTGGCGTGGATACCGCCCGTCAGTTCGCCAGAAAGTACCCGCGTGTGAAAGAAATTGGTCTGGATATCGCGTTGGATCGCAAATTTCATCCCTGGATTCTGGAGGTCAATACGAAGCCCGATCCATATATTTTCCGTAAACTCAAAGACAAGAGCATCGCTCGTAAAGTATACCGGTACGCTAAAGCCTACGGAGGAGTATAATAAGCTTACTGGATAGAAGAACAGCCCCGCACCTGTGTAAGGTGCGGGGCTGTTCTTCTAACTTCAAGCCAGGTTTATATCCAGGCTTTCAGATTGATCTGCTTAATAAAGTCTTCTTGACTAAGCAAATCCTTCACCGGCTCTTCTTCCTCCGAATGCAAGTCCAGTTCTTCTGCGCCGTTCATCACCCGTCTGAACAGTTCCTCATTCCGGGTAGCCAGCGCGAAGTCGATTA
Protein-coding sequences here:
- a CDS encoding YheC/YheD family protein; amino-acid sequence: MNGKKVTVTMNKLPRIQRVHSKWNKTRILLVKKGLKNYVPDTRKLSRATLETMLNLYQMVYVKPDHGTYGKGVMRVEKELTNQGVRYAYQAGETRRGFTTLDSLYASLQSKKTKRIYLIQKGIHLLKYNKRRFDIRIMVQINPQGRWESTAWIGRVAAPRKIVTNYHSGGTPTAVETLLKHYMSPSDIKAFHQKLNRLGVDTARQFARKYPRVKEIGLDIALDRKFHPWILEVNTKPDPYIFRKLKDKSIARKVYRYAKAYGGV